The DNA segment CGGTGCGGGCGACCGCCGCCTCCATGAACTCGGCGTACTGGCCGCGCTGGACCAGCGCCCGGGACGGGCAGGTGCACACCTCGCCCTGGTTGAGCGCGAACATCGTGAAACCTTCGAGCGCCTTGTCCCGGAAGTCGTCGTTCGCCGCCCAGACGTCGTCGAAGAAGATGTTCGGGGACTTGCCGCCGAGTTCGAGGGTGACCGGGGTGATGTTCTCCGAGGCGTACTGCATGATCAGCCGGCCGGTCGTGGTCTCACCGGTGAACGCCACTTTGGCCACCCTGGGGCTCGACGCCAGCGGCTTGCCCGCCTCCACGCCGAAGCCGTTGACGATGTTGAGCACGCCGGGCGGGAGCAGATCGGCGACCAGGCTGAGCCAGTAGTGGATGGACGCCGGGGTCTGTTCGGCCGGCTTGAGTACGACCGCGTTGCCGGCCGCCAGCGCGGGGGCGAGCTTCCAGGTGGCCATGAGGATCGGGAAGTTCCACGGGATGATCTGCGCGACCACGCCCAACGGCTCGTGGAAGTGGTACGCCACCGTGTCGTCGTCGACCTCGCCGAGCGACCCTTCCTGCGCCCTGATCGCGCCCGCGAAGTAGCGGAAGTGGTCGATGGCCAGCGGGATGTCCGCCGCCAGCGTCTCGCGCACCGGCTTGCCGTTCTCCCAGCTCTCTGCGACCGCCAACTGCTCCAGGTTCGCCGCCATCCGGTCCGCGATCTTGAGCAGGATGTCGGCCCGCTCGGTCACCGACATCCGGCCCCACGCGGGGGCGGCCGCGTGCGCTGCGTCGAGCGCCCGCTCCACGTCCGCCGCCGTGCCCCTCGCGATCTCGGTGAACGGCTGTCCGTTCACCGGCGACGGGTTCTCGAAGTACTGCCCCCGGATCGGCGGCACGTACTCACCGCCGATGAAGTGGTCGTAGCGCGCCTGGTAGGAGACGATCGCACCCTCGGTGCCGGGCGCCGCATAACGGGTCATACTGCTCTGCCTCCCGAAGAAGCGCTGCCCGCCGTTGGGCAGCTCTCGGCGCGAGGCTAGGGACGGCGAGGTTGCAAGTACGTTGCGCGCGCCTGGGGTAGAGCCAGGGCGCCGAGGCTCTCGACAAGGACGGAACTCGGTCAGCGGGTCGGGCGGCGTTCCCAAGCGGGCGGTGCCGTGAGTTCGGACTCCAAGGCGGCCAGCCGCGACCGGACCGCCGACGTCGGACGCACCGCCGCGAGTGCCCGCCATACGTCGAGGTCGTCCTCGCCCCACGGCGCGTGTGCCCAGTCGGCCAGCAGGTCGGGATCACGACGGGTTATCAACGCCGTACGGACCCCGTCCGCGAGGCGCCGCCGGAGCCGCACCACCGCCGGTGCCTGGGAGCCGGGCAGCAGCGGGCCGGCGTATGCCATGGCCGCGCCAGTGACCGCACCGGCATCCAGACGGCGTTCGACGACTGCCACGTCCGACTCGACCGGCACCGTGAGCCGGTAGGGGCGGGAGCCGAGCAGCCCCGGGGCGAGGACTCGGCGCAGGCGGGCCAGTTCGGCCCGCAGGGTCACGGGCGTCACCGACTCGTCCTCGTACAGCGCACACAGCAACTCGTCACCGGTCAGCCCCTCCGGGTGGCGCGCCAGCAGCACCAGGATCTCGCTGTGCCGGCGACTGAGCCTGACCCTGCGGCCCCCGATGCGCAACTGCGCCTCGTCGCGGCCCAGCGCGCACAGCTCGGGCGTGTCGGCGGCGGACACCTGCGGGGCCAGCAGCGCCAGTTGGGACTCCGCGGCCCGCGCCACAGCCTGCACGAACCCCAGGCTGTGCGGATGCGCGAGCCTGTCGCCGCCGGTGATGTCCACCGCCCCGAGCACCCGCCCCGTGCGAGGATCGTGCACCGGCGCCGCCGCACAGGTCCAGGGCTGCACCCGGCGGATGAAATGCTCGGCCGCGAACACCTGCACCGGCCGGTCCACCGCGACCGCCGTGCCCGGCGCGTTCGTCCCCACCGCTGTCTCCGCCCACCGCGCACCCGGCACGAAGTTCATCCGCCCCGCTCTGCGCCGGGTCGTCGGATCACCCTCGACCCACAGCAGCCTGCCGTGCGTGTCGCATACCGCGAGCAGATGCTCCCCGTCGGCGGCGAAGGTGCCCAACAGCTCCCGGAACAGCGGCATCACCCGTGCCAGCGGATGCTCGGCGCGATAAGCGCCGAGATCGCCGTCAGCCAGCTCCACGCTCGCGGTCCCGTCCGGACCCACACCCGCCCGCGCCGAACGGCGCCATGAGTCGGCCACCACGGCACGCACCGGCTTCGGCACCGTGCCCACCTCGGTGAACGTCTCATGAGCATGACGCAGCACCCGTACCCTCTCGGCAGGGTCGGCCCCCGGCTCCAGAGCCACCCATGGATCGGTCAACTCGGCCTCCCGGAAGGCGATGCGGCTGAGGACATCGTCACTCCGGGTGCGCACGCGGACAACCTTTTCGACCCGGGTCACTCGAACGATGGCCACGCCGGTGACCCCACGTGAACTCTCAGGCCGCTTTGACCAACCGTATGTAGCCCTCCCAGTCCCAGTGCGGGCCGGGATCGGTGTGGTCGGTGCCCGGCACCTCGTGGTGGCCGATGATGTGTTCGCGATCCTTCGGTATGCCGTACCTGGTGCAGATGGCAGCTGTGAGCCGGGCAGACGCCTCGTACATGACGTCGGTGAAGTAGGAGGGCTCGTCGACCCAGCCCTCGTGCTCTACGCCGATGCTGCGCGTGTTGTGCTCCCAGTCTCCGGCGTGCCAGGCGATGTCCGCCTCGCGGACGCACTGTGACGTGTGTCCGTCGGCCGACCGGACGACGTAGTGCGCGGACACGTGCTTCCTGGGGTTCTCGAAGACGAACAGGGTCTTGGTGTAGGTGGTCTGT comes from the Streptomyces sp. NBC_00443 genome and includes:
- the exaC gene encoding acetaldehyde dehydrogenase ExaC, whose product is MTRYAAPGTEGAIVSYQARYDHFIGGEYVPPIRGQYFENPSPVNGQPFTEIARGTAADVERALDAAHAAAPAWGRMSVTERADILLKIADRMAANLEQLAVAESWENGKPVRETLAADIPLAIDHFRYFAGAIRAQEGSLGEVDDDTVAYHFHEPLGVVAQIIPWNFPILMATWKLAPALAAGNAVVLKPAEQTPASIHYWLSLVADLLPPGVLNIVNGFGVEAGKPLASSPRVAKVAFTGETTTGRLIMQYASENITPVTLELGGKSPNIFFDDVWAANDDFRDKALEGFTMFALNQGEVCTCPSRALVQRGQYAEFMEAAVARTEQIKSGHPLDTDTMIGAQASNDQLEKILSYLDIGRQEGARVLTGGERIEHDGELKGGYYVQPTIFEGDNRMRIFQEEIFGPVVSVTPFDDFGDAIKIANDTLYGLGAGVWTRDINTAYRAGRAIQAGRVWTNCYHAYPAHAAFGGYKGSGIGRETHKMMLEHYQQTKNILCSYSPRKLGFF
- a CDS encoding GAF domain-containing protein, encoding MTDPWVALEPGADPAERVRVLRHAHETFTEVGTVPKPVRAVVADSWRRSARAGVGPDGTASVELADGDLGAYRAEHPLARVMPLFRELLGTFAADGEHLLAVCDTHGRLLWVEGDPTTRRRAGRMNFVPGARWAETAVGTNAPGTAVAVDRPVQVFAAEHFIRRVQPWTCAAAPVHDPRTGRVLGAVDITGGDRLAHPHSLGFVQAVARAAESQLALLAPQVSAADTPELCALGRDEAQLRIGGRRVRLSRRHSEILVLLARHPEGLTGDELLCALYEDESVTPVTLRAELARLRRVLAPGLLGSRPYRLTVPVESDVAVVERRLDAGAVTGAAMAYAGPLLPGSQAPAVVRLRRRLADGVRTALITRRDPDLLADWAHAPWGEDDLDVWRALAAVRPTSAVRSRLAALESELTAPPAWERRPTR
- a CDS encoding N-acetylmuramoyl-L-alanine amidase; the protein is MERARPRPSRRLILQGTALAAVPYVLLPERPSGAHVPAPDYAPAVWRPASAGNYTVANHAAVRPVDRVIIHVTQTTYTKTLFVFENPRKHVSAHYVVRSADGHTSQCVREADIAWHAGDWEHNTRSIGVEHEGWVDEPSYFTDVMYEASARLTAAICTRYGIPKDREHIIGHHEVPGTDHTDPGPHWDWEGYIRLVKAA